Proteins from a genomic interval of Hydrogenophaga sp. PAMC20947:
- a CDS encoding NAD-dependent protein deacylase → MEMGRDTVRVWINEARHVAVLTGAGVSAESGVPTFRDAQTGLWAQFDPQELATEAAYRAHPERVWDWYAHRRAMLTKAEPNAGHLALAAFARRHPGRLSLITQNVDGLHQRAGQPDTMALHGALGADRWLDAPRACCEAQAPQDGRPPACATCGNLRRPAVVWFGENLPADALGAAESAVADCDLMLVVGTSGQVYPAAGLALAAQQQGARLVMINPEPTELDSIADACLREPSARCLPYLLKEFL, encoded by the coding sequence ATGGAAATGGGGCGCGATACGGTTCGCGTCTGGATCAACGAGGCGCGCCATGTGGCTGTGCTGACGGGTGCAGGCGTCAGCGCCGAGTCGGGCGTACCCACGTTTCGCGATGCGCAAACCGGATTGTGGGCCCAGTTTGATCCCCAGGAACTGGCCACCGAGGCCGCTTACCGCGCCCACCCCGAGCGGGTCTGGGATTGGTACGCACACCGCCGTGCCATGCTCACGAAGGCCGAGCCCAATGCCGGTCATCTGGCGCTGGCTGCTTTTGCCCGACGCCATCCGGGCCGCTTGAGCCTGATCACGCAAAACGTGGACGGACTTCACCAGCGCGCTGGCCAACCCGACACGATGGCCTTGCACGGTGCGTTGGGGGCAGACCGTTGGCTGGATGCTCCTCGGGCCTGCTGTGAGGCCCAGGCGCCCCAGGACGGTCGCCCACCGGCGTGCGCGACCTGCGGCAATCTGCGCCGTCCGGCGGTGGTGTGGTTTGGCGAAAACTTGCCAGCCGATGCTTTGGGTGCGGCCGAAAGCGCGGTCGCAGACTGTGATCTCATGCTGGTTGTGGGGACGTCCGGGCAGGTGTATCCGGCCGCAGGGTTGGCATTGGCCGCCCAGCAGCAAGGCGCTCGCCTGGTGATGATCAACCCCGAGCCCACCGAGCTCGACAGCATTGCCGATGCTTGTCTTCGCGAGCCTTCGGCCCGCTGCCTGCCCTATTTACTGAAGGAGTTTTTATGA